The Phormidium yuhuli AB48 DNA window CAGGCATAACGTGGTTGTTGTCTTGTTCGATGGGTCTCATACTCCTTTGTTGTATCCTGTTTCGATGGGGTTTGACTCCCTCATCGGGCAGAATTTCACCACAAGCGGTTGCCATTTTCTGACAGCTTGCTAAAATAATCCCTATAGGAAACTGCGACGTTGGTGACTGCCAATATTGTTTTACGATCTATACTTGTCCTGTATGAGGCCCTCAATGTGCTTGTGGCTCGGTATGCTAACCTCGCGTTAGACTCCTGGAGCCGGAGACAAAGGGCTGAGGAACCATCTGGGTTATAGATGGATTCCACTGTCGCATACAGGTCGGAAGCTGAGGTAAGACGGCGTTGCGGTTTTCTTTTTCTTAGGCCTAGATTTCGGGAATCGTTACTCCGAAGTCTGAGCCAACGGTCATGACAGCCATCCCCAACGGCGGCAGAGTCCAGGAAAACCCGGTAGAATGAAGTCTTAACTATCAGTTCTATCAATTCTGTTGTGACAGTACAATCTCCCTCCTCTCAGTCTTCTTTACAACGACAGTTTTGGACATGGCGTGGACAGTCCATTGCTTATACAGTCAATGGTGAGGGCCCCCCTCTGGTTCTCATTCATGGCTTTGGGGCTTCGATTGGTCATTGGCGGCAGAATATCCCCGTCTGGGCGGAGTCCGGGTATCGTGTCTATGGGTTAGACTTGCTCGGCTTTGGTCAGTCGGCAAAACCCCCATTTGACTATTCCATTGAGTTATGGCGAGACCTCTTGGCGGATTTTTGCCAGGAGTTCATCGCTGAACCCACAGTCTTTGTGGGCAATTCCATTGGCGCCTTATTGGCCTTGGTGATGGCGGCCCAGTATCCAGATTCTACCCGAGGGGCCGTCTTACTCAACTGTGCTGGGGGCCTCAATCATCGCCCCGAGGAATTGGCCTTCCCCCTACGGGTGGTGATGGGGACGTTTGCGAAGTTGGTGGCCTCGAAAACCTTGGGACCCCTGATGTTCAACCAGGTTCGACAGCCGCGACGGATTCGTAACACCCTCTATCAGGTTTATGGCAACCGAGAGGCGGTCACTGATGAGTTAGTGGAACTGTTGTATACTCCCTCTTGTGATTTGGGGGCGCAGCAGGTGTTTGCCTCGATTCTCTCGGCCCCTCCGGGCCCAAAACCTTCAGAGTTGCTAGATTCGGTCATCTGTCCGGTGTTAGTGCTTTGGGGAGAAGATGACCCCTGGACACCGGTAAAAGGGGCGGACATTTATCGCCAGTGGGGAGAACGCCATCCGGTGGAGTTCCATTCCATCCCCAAAACGGGTCATTGTCCCCATGATGAACGCCCAGACGTGGTGAACCCCCTAGTCCTAGACTGGCTAGAGCGTCAGGTGATGGGTTAGGCTGGCTGGCAATGGCCTGGGTTTCACTGACTGGGTTTAATTTGAAGATATGGGAACGGCAAGCTATGGCCAGGGGAAGGCTGGGTCAGGCTTGCTGTTTCTGAGTGCTATCAGTCGATATGAGTAGAATGACGAAAACAGAACAATCTTGGTGGGAAAAGGGAATTATTTATCAGATTTATCCCCTGACTTTTGCAGATGCTAATGGTGACGGAATTGGTGATATTCAGGGTATTATTCAGCGGTTAGATTA harbors:
- a CDS encoding alpha/beta fold hydrolase, which codes for MTVQSPSSQSSLQRQFWTWRGQSIAYTVNGEGPPLVLIHGFGASIGHWRQNIPVWAESGYRVYGLDLLGFGQSAKPPFDYSIELWRDLLADFCQEFIAEPTVFVGNSIGALLALVMAAQYPDSTRGAVLLNCAGGLNHRPEELAFPLRVVMGTFAKLVASKTLGPLMFNQVRQPRRIRNTLYQVYGNREAVTDELVELLYTPSCDLGAQQVFASILSAPPGPKPSELLDSVICPVLVLWGEDDPWTPVKGADIYRQWGERHPVEFHSIPKTGHCPHDERPDVVNPLVLDWLERQVMG